The following are encoded together in the Peribacillus sp. FSL H8-0477 genome:
- a CDS encoding type III pantothenate kinase: protein MMIFVLDVGNTNTVLGVYSEDTLKYHWRIETSRNKTEDEYGMVIKSLFAHEGISFGDIDGIIISSVVPPIMFSVERMCLKYFGMKPLVVGPGVKTGLNIKYDNPREVGADRIVNAVAGIHEYGSPLIIVDFGTATTYCYINEMKHYMGGAIAPGIGISTEALYTKAAKLPRIEIARPEGILGKNTVSAMQSGILYGYVGQVEGIVSRIKSQSETEPTVIATGGMAGLISNESDAIDIVDPFLTLKGLMLIYKRNREQ from the coding sequence ATGATGATTTTTGTACTAGACGTAGGAAATACCAATACAGTTCTTGGTGTATATAGCGAAGATACATTGAAATATCATTGGCGAATTGAAACGAGTCGGAATAAAACGGAAGATGAGTATGGGATGGTTATTAAGTCCCTCTTCGCACATGAAGGAATATCCTTTGGAGACATTGATGGAATTATTATTTCTTCCGTAGTACCTCCTATTATGTTTTCTGTGGAGCGCATGTGTCTTAAGTACTTTGGTATGAAACCGCTGGTTGTTGGACCAGGTGTGAAAACAGGGTTAAATATAAAGTACGACAATCCTAGAGAAGTCGGTGCGGACCGGATTGTGAATGCCGTAGCAGGAATTCATGAGTACGGAAGCCCATTAATCATTGTCGATTTTGGTACTGCCACAACTTATTGTTATATAAATGAAATGAAACATTATATGGGAGGGGCCATTGCTCCCGGAATTGGAATTTCGACAGAAGCCTTATATACCAAAGCAGCGAAATTACCTAGAATAGAAATTGCTCGTCCTGAGGGTATTCTTGGTAAAAACACTGTTTCTGCTATGCAATCGGGTATTCTATATGGATATGTCGGACAAGTTGAAGGGATTGTCTCAAGAATCAAATCCCAAAGTGAAACAGAACCGACTGTAATTGCAACTGGAGGAATGGCTGGCTTGATCTCAAATGAATCGGACGCAATTGATATAGTGGATCCTTTTTTAACATTAAAAGGGCTGATGCTTATCTATAAAAGAAATCGGGAACAATGA